A genome region from Leptospira langatensis includes the following:
- a CDS encoding PP2C family protein-serine/threonine phosphatase, with translation MIKNKFLRAVLPGIRAKLSFFTAALVIAILGFTSAIHYSQQTKALEEKLESELKPPLEYVNSVVLDLENLSRSMILVEEFKIRVKEKKKQLSKFRRTVVQKEGGLFGALKAFGQSIGLNVKRGNVYKSVDTYFTRYLSEKEISEFESKVRNELRKENGSPIDGPVYDKIRAIAERTASARISAESAKTRIEEIDEEVKFLEAEIAKADLDPKKKKTYQIDREKLDKERKASEKAIPDGEKKAALGETALTKALQNFFRGSFKDRISSLGLLPDKIRILAYDRMGKETLDTGLLFSQSSETGKKLFSQADYVESRKSLFGDTDVLEVIQNKSEPESYEVGGRQYEVVYRPVFRNPSTAERSRALAEEIASNAGDWKKYIEEDQKVSAEIGEVSQKLKARMNELRKDGKAKPSADKDFRNLASAYRQMLKKRETKLEQLQPYASAFVKAEKKWDEDHDGLKKKITDTGKEILEWEKMLKLPPKEGENKKSPEEIQEKIRNLESLLEEYKDSLIRMDSTKGDWSFFADRKAEDAFYGLREAALEDFAFIPFKAGPSGIRKYYKDENERRAVRAKWKLLREWILSGNSETELPKAKGVSWDSGILVRSRSEAEEVMWALDSTPLVAPGDESGKGLIYDLLRKDLLGYNIILIDRTEGVRQMRGNREEMVRYTGIIGIAAILLAYGLAWLMVRRIRVISRNAETIGEGNLEVEFPPAGYDEIGVLSESLNDMVHGLKEREEMKGELLAAEEIQKRLLPEKLPSSLNDFVEFGAFYKAMTGVGGDYYDFIELGGGKIAICIGDVSNHGVGPAIVMALFRAQIRAILRKGERDLKKILLEANGYLYEDTPDHIFITFFLSIFDSNTSKLEYISAGHVKPLFYDASDKKIKELPAGGLPIGMDDNDFFETTIERRVLTLDSGDIFFEYTDGLDEARSPSSDMYTRERLAKLLQANGEKRPEELIQTIVTDVEAHTQQGLGKSGFSQLSDDIAMIAIRKR, from the coding sequence ATGATCAAAAACAAATTTCTCAGGGCTGTCTTACCCGGAATCCGGGCTAAGCTCTCCTTTTTTACTGCGGCTCTAGTTATCGCGATCCTAGGTTTCACTTCCGCAATCCATTATTCTCAGCAGACCAAAGCTCTGGAAGAAAAGCTGGAATCTGAGCTGAAACCTCCTTTGGAATATGTGAACTCTGTCGTTCTGGACCTGGAGAATCTTAGCCGAAGCATGATCCTCGTAGAAGAGTTTAAGATCCGTGTGAAGGAAAAGAAGAAACAGTTAAGTAAGTTTAGGAGAACCGTGGTCCAGAAAGAAGGAGGATTGTTCGGAGCATTGAAAGCCTTCGGTCAATCCATCGGTCTGAATGTAAAACGCGGGAATGTCTATAAATCTGTAGATACTTACTTCACACGTTATCTTTCCGAGAAAGAGATCAGCGAATTCGAATCCAAGGTTCGCAATGAGTTACGAAAAGAAAACGGGTCTCCCATAGACGGTCCTGTTTACGATAAGATCAGAGCCATTGCGGAACGGACCGCGTCTGCAAGGATCAGTGCGGAAAGTGCTAAGACGAGGATCGAAGAGATCGATGAAGAAGTGAAGTTCTTGGAAGCTGAGATCGCCAAGGCGGATCTGGATCCTAAGAAAAAGAAAACATACCAAATCGATAGGGAGAAGCTGGATAAGGAAAGAAAAGCTTCTGAAAAGGCAATCCCGGACGGAGAAAAGAAGGCAGCATTAGGAGAGACTGCCCTTACAAAAGCGCTTCAAAATTTCTTTAGAGGTTCCTTCAAGGATCGGATCTCTTCTCTTGGCCTTCTGCCGGATAAAATTAGAATTTTAGCATATGACAGAATGGGGAAAGAGACTTTGGATACAGGTCTTCTATTCTCCCAAAGTTCCGAGACCGGCAAGAAGCTGTTTAGTCAAGCGGACTATGTGGAAAGTCGCAAAAGCCTCTTCGGTGACACCGATGTATTGGAAGTCATTCAAAACAAATCGGAGCCGGAAAGCTATGAGGTGGGTGGTCGCCAATACGAAGTAGTCTATCGTCCAGTATTTCGGAATCCAAGCACAGCGGAAAGATCTAGAGCTCTGGCAGAAGAGATTGCATCTAACGCAGGCGATTGGAAGAAATATATCGAAGAAGATCAGAAAGTCTCCGCTGAAATTGGGGAGGTTTCCCAAAAGCTGAAGGCGAGAATGAACGAGCTGCGTAAGGACGGAAAGGCAAAACCTTCTGCCGATAAAGACTTCCGAAATCTTGCCTCTGCATATCGCCAAATGCTAAAGAAGAGGGAAACTAAGCTGGAACAACTTCAGCCGTATGCCTCTGCTTTCGTAAAGGCCGAAAAGAAATGGGACGAAGATCACGATGGCTTAAAGAAGAAGATCACGGATACCGGAAAAGAGATCCTGGAATGGGAGAAGATGCTGAAACTTCCTCCCAAAGAGGGAGAGAACAAGAAATCTCCCGAAGAGATCCAAGAAAAGATCAGAAACCTGGAATCCCTTCTGGAAGAATATAAGGATTCTCTAATACGTATGGATTCTACCAAGGGGGATTGGAGTTTCTTTGCGGATCGTAAGGCGGAGGACGCTTTTTACGGTTTGAGAGAGGCCGCGCTAGAGGACTTTGCATTCATTCCCTTCAAGGCGGGGCCGTCCGGAATTCGTAAATATTATAAGGATGAAAACGAACGTAGGGCAGTTCGAGCTAAGTGGAAATTATTAAGAGAATGGATCCTATCCGGAAATTCGGAAACGGAACTCCCTAAAGCAAAAGGAGTTTCCTGGGATTCCGGTATTTTGGTCCGAAGCAGAAGCGAGGCCGAGGAAGTCATGTGGGCCCTGGATTCCACTCCTTTGGTGGCTCCCGGAGATGAGTCCGGAAAAGGCCTGATCTACGACCTTCTTCGTAAAGACTTATTAGGATATAATATTATTCTAATAGATCGCACGGAAGGTGTCCGCCAAATGAGAGGCAACCGGGAGGAAATGGTCCGATACACGGGGATCATCGGGATCGCCGCTATTCTGTTGGCTTACGGTCTTGCCTGGCTTATGGTCAGAAGGATCCGTGTGATCAGTAGGAACGCGGAGACCATCGGAGAAGGGAATTTAGAGGTAGAATTCCCTCCTGCGGGCTACGATGAGATCGGCGTCTTAAGCGAGTCCTTGAACGACATGGTTCACGGACTGAAGGAAAGAGAGGAAATGAAGGGAGAACTCCTGGCTGCAGAAGAGATCCAGAAAAGACTTCTACCTGAGAAACTTCCTTCGAGTTTGAACGACTTCGTGGAATTTGGCGCCTTCTATAAGGCAATGACCGGAGTGGGCGGGGACTACTACGATTTTATCGAGCTTGGCGGAGGTAAGATCGCAATTTGTATCGGGGACGTCTCTAATCATGGAGTGGGACCTGCAATCGTAATGGCATTATTCCGAGCTCAGATCCGAGCTATCCTTAGAAAAGGAGAAAGGGATTTGAAAAAGATCCTTCTGGAGGCGAACGGTTATCTATACGAGGATACTCCTGACCATATCTTCATTACATTCTTCTTATCTATTTTCGATTCGAATACCTCTAAGCTGGAATATATTTCAGCAGGACACGTTAAGCCTCTCTTCTATGATGCTTCCGATAAGAAGATCAAGGAATTGCCTGCGGGCGGACTGCCGATCGGTATGGACGACAATGACTTCTTCGAAACTACGATAGAAAGAAGAGTGCTTACCTTGGATTCGGGAGATATATTCTTCGAATACACTGACGGTTTGGATGAAGCGAGAAGTCCAAGCTCGGATATGTATACCAGAGAAAGACTGGCGAAGTTATTGCAGGCAAACGGGGAAAAACGTCCCGAAGAATTGATCCAAACCATCGTCACGGATGTGGAGGCTCATACGCAGCAAGGCCTTGGCAAGTCCGGTTTCTCTCAACTCTCTGACGATATCGCAATGATCGCGATCCGAAAAAGATAA
- a CDS encoding ATP-binding protein, whose amino-acid sequence MDPFLEKVLLYSVDLDELSKIRSEVREFLGEECADIVKGRIVFCLDEAMTNVIEHGFSEPNQSKIELRMKKNKRSWKFSILDEGIPFDPTKEKSETWKELYESGADGGFGLRSIKKIMVVRYQRLKNPPRNKLTLIHTRE is encoded by the coding sequence ATGGATCCCTTTTTGGAAAAGGTACTACTGTACTCCGTCGATCTGGACGAGTTATCCAAAATTCGCAGCGAGGTTCGCGAATTTTTGGGAGAGGAATGTGCCGATATCGTCAAAGGCAGGATCGTCTTTTGCTTAGATGAAGCAATGACGAACGTGATCGAGCACGGTTTTTCCGAGCCGAACCAGTCTAAGATAGAACTTAGAATGAAGAAGAATAAACGAAGTTGGAAATTCTCCATTCTCGATGAGGGAATTCCCTTCGATCCCACCAAAGAAAAAAGCGAAACCTGGAAGGAATTATATGAAAGCGGGGCCGACGGAGGTTTCGGCTTACGTTCCATCAAGAAGATAATGGTAGTCCGTTACCAACGTCTAAAAAATCCTCCGCGCAATAAACTTACTCTGATCCATACGAGAGAATAA
- a CDS encoding STAS domain-containing protein yields MANLTFNEKVEGSKLILKVAGELDAKTAPDLKIKLEAAVGNGIKTIICDCAALTYIASAGIGVLNSIQKFLKEKSGEIVFCSLKKEVKDTMELMYFTKKVRIFPTLDDAIGGV; encoded by the coding sequence ATGGCAAATCTTACATTCAATGAAAAAGTAGAAGGCAGCAAATTAATCCTTAAGGTCGCGGGCGAGCTGGATGCGAAGACCGCGCCGGATCTGAAGATCAAATTGGAAGCTGCCGTAGGGAACGGGATCAAGACGATCATCTGCGATTGTGCGGCTCTGACGTATATTGCTTCCGCAGGGATCGGAGTGCTGAACTCTATCCAAAAGTTCTTAAAGGAGAAATCCGGTGAGATCGTATTCTGTAGTTTGAAGAAAGAAGTCAAGGATACGATGGAACTCATGTACTTCACCAAGAAAGTCAGGATATTCCCTACTTTAGACGACGCTATCGGCGGAGTATAA
- a CDS encoding PAS domain-containing sensor histidine kinase yields MNHPDLLRKIGDFVPCPFVFSSGEAGSEELLYLNRAFLDQIGYDYEDLSNVQDWFLLAYPDPEYRESKRTDWYSMIKEAKEGGKDTVFVTTQIRLKSGEDKWYEIKCSMWENYFVVAFIDIDEVYRQREELQRRNDFKDRVLSVLTHDLRGPLTQVGSLAELMLITDIAPEDKELFSKKIINELKSVTDFINNTAHWASANFGYLNIKKELFNAEELFSELVSFYGAIAQMKKVGLSLQVKPPSLISTDKEIVKIILRNLISNALKFTPPGKNVIITAGLQDEKFKFQVEDEGMGIDPEHLKDLREGRLSSRLGTIRERGLGIGLSICFDMAKRLDAFLDFESEPSKGTRAILLV; encoded by the coding sequence ATGAATCATCCAGATTTACTGCGTAAGATCGGAGATTTTGTTCCTTGTCCCTTCGTTTTTTCCTCCGGAGAGGCAGGCAGCGAAGAACTGCTATATTTGAACCGTGCCTTTTTAGACCAGATTGGATACGATTACGAGGATCTATCTAACGTACAAGATTGGTTCCTTCTCGCGTATCCGGATCCTGAATATCGGGAGAGCAAGAGGACTGATTGGTACTCCATGATAAAGGAAGCGAAGGAAGGTGGAAAGGACACCGTTTTCGTGACCACTCAGATCCGCCTAAAGAGCGGAGAAGATAAATGGTACGAGATAAAATGCTCCATGTGGGAAAACTATTTCGTAGTCGCTTTTATCGACATAGACGAAGTGTATCGACAAAGAGAAGAGCTACAAAGAAGGAACGATTTCAAGGACAGGGTGCTTTCGGTCCTTACTCACGATCTAAGAGGACCTTTAACTCAGGTCGGTTCTCTTGCAGAGCTTATGTTGATCACGGACATCGCTCCGGAAGACAAGGAATTATTCTCCAAGAAGATCATTAACGAACTCAAATCGGTTACGGACTTTATTAATAACACCGCTCACTGGGCTTCCGCTAATTTTGGATATTTGAATATTAAAAAAGAATTATTTAATGCGGAAGAACTATTTTCGGAGCTTGTTTCTTTTTATGGCGCAATCGCTCAGATGAAAAAGGTAGGACTTTCCTTGCAGGTAAAGCCTCCTTCCTTGATCAGTACGGACAAGGAAATTGTGAAGATCATACTGCGGAACCTGATCTCGAACGCGCTCAAGTTCACTCCTCCTGGAAAGAACGTGATAATTACAGCCGGATTACAAGATGAGAAGTTCAAATTCCAGGTAGAAGACGAGGGGATGGGAATCGATCCGGAACATTTGAAGGATTTGAGAGAGGGGCGTCTGAGTTCCCGTCTGGGCACCATCCGAGAAAGAGGTCTGGGCATAGGACTCTCCATTTGTTTCGATATGGCCAAGAGACTGGATGCGTTTTTGGATTTCGAGAGCGAGCCTTCTAAAGGCACCAGAGCTATTTTACTAGTTTAA